The following are encoded in a window of Arthrobacter sp. OAP107 genomic DNA:
- a CDS encoding aminopeptidase P family protein, with translation MTITENLTRRGDTVNDVAKLERLKVLNNGEKVSLTFSDAEFQRRLAGLRSIMAEKDLDAVVLTSYHSIKYYSDFLFTYFGRSYAMVVTKEDTVTVTANIDAGMPWRRSYGDNLVYTDWRRDNFIFGIQEVLRTRGISVRRLGVEDDSLPLDNRNKIQGAFESATLVDVAQAAMRQRMIKSSEEIEVIKHGARIGDLGGEAIRNAITAGITEYEVALIGTEAMVHEIARTFPNSEIRDTWVWFQSGINTDGAHNWATTRKIQEHDILSLNCFPMTSGYYTALERTLFFGEPDARSLELWNINVEVHRRGLELIKPGAVCKDIAAELNEIYVSHGLLANRTFGYGHSFGVLSHYYGREAGLELREDIDTVLEPGMVVSMEPMITVLDGQPGAGGYREHDILVVGEDGAENITKFPFGPEHNIISA, from the coding sequence ATGACCATCACCGAGAATCTCACCCGTCGCGGCGACACTGTCAACGACGTCGCCAAGCTCGAGCGCCTCAAGGTCCTCAACAACGGCGAGAAGGTTTCACTGACCTTCTCCGACGCCGAGTTCCAGCGCCGCCTCGCGGGCCTGCGCAGCATCATGGCCGAGAAGGACCTCGACGCGGTCGTCCTGACCAGCTACCACTCGATCAAGTACTACTCCGACTTCCTGTTCACCTACTTCGGCCGCTCCTACGCCATGGTGGTCACCAAGGAGGACACGGTCACCGTCACCGCAAACATCGACGCCGGCATGCCCTGGCGCCGCAGCTACGGCGACAACCTGGTGTACACGGACTGGCGCCGGGACAACTTCATCTTCGGCATCCAGGAGGTGCTGCGCACCCGCGGCATCAGCGTCCGCCGGCTCGGCGTCGAGGACGACTCCCTGCCGCTGGACAACCGGAACAAGATCCAGGGCGCGTTCGAATCGGCCACCCTGGTGGACGTGGCGCAGGCCGCGATGCGCCAGCGCATGATCAAGTCCTCCGAGGAAATCGAGGTCATCAAGCACGGCGCCCGGATCGGTGACCTTGGCGGCGAAGCCATCCGCAACGCCATCACGGCCGGCATCACCGAGTACGAGGTGGCCCTGATCGGCACGGAGGCGATGGTGCATGAGATCGCCCGCACCTTCCCCAACTCGGAGATCCGCGACACCTGGGTGTGGTTCCAGTCCGGCATCAACACCGACGGCGCGCACAACTGGGCCACCACCCGGAAGATCCAGGAGCACGACATCCTGTCCCTGAACTGCTTCCCCATGACCTCCGGCTATTACACGGCCCTGGAGCGGACACTGTTCTTCGGCGAACCGGATGCCCGGTCGCTGGAACTGTGGAACATCAACGTCGAGGTCCACCGCCGCGGCCTGGAACTCATCAAGCCCGGCGCCGTCTGCAAGGACATCGCCGCCGAGCTCAACGAGATCTACGTGTCGCACGGCCTGCTCGCCAACCGCACCTTCGGCTACGGCCACTCCTTCGGCGTCCTCAGCCACTACTACGGCCGCGAAGCCGGACTGGAGCTGCGCGAGGACATCGACACGGTGCTCGAACCGGGCATGGTGGTCTCCATGGAACCGATGATCACGGTCCTCGACGGCCAGCCCGGCGCCGGCGGCTACCGCGAGCACGACATCCTGGTGGTGGGCGAGGACGGCGCCGAGAACATCACCAAGTTCCCGTTCGGCCCTGAGCACAACATCATCAGCGCCTAG
- a CDS encoding MFS transporter, which produces MEHPITRPAGTAEPLTGPPHTGDEVSKDTRRRVITASFIGNFVEWFDYAVYGYLAGIISTVFFPDADRQTALLATFGVFAISFFVRPLGGFFWGHIGDRLGRRKALSLSIVIMSAATFCIALIPGYGTIGLLAPVLLLLVRVVQGFSASGEYAGASAFLVEYAPAHRRGLYAAVVPASTAAGLLLGSLLAALLTSVLSESQLHDWGWRLPFLLAAPMGLIGRYIRTKLEDTPAFRALSQEEHGKAPARDMFRNNRKQLIIATGAVLLNAVGFYVILSYMPTYLAEELGFGAGESFLATTIALASYIGFIFVTGIASDRFGRKKMLITASVLFILLTVPAFMLLDTGNFLVIVLVQILLGGMLTLNDGTLPSFLAELFPTKTRYSGFAVSFNLSNALFGGTAPFMATLLIGLTHNKLAPGWYLVAASLISLIAVLFAVETSKKPLQQH; this is translated from the coding sequence ATGGAACACCCGATAACCCGACCGGCCGGAACAGCAGAGCCGCTGACCGGCCCACCCCACACCGGCGACGAAGTCAGCAAGGACACCCGACGCCGGGTCATCACCGCGAGCTTCATCGGCAACTTCGTCGAATGGTTCGACTACGCCGTCTACGGCTACCTGGCCGGCATCATCTCCACGGTCTTCTTCCCCGATGCCGACCGCCAGACAGCACTCCTTGCAACGTTTGGCGTCTTTGCCATCTCCTTCTTCGTCCGTCCGCTGGGCGGTTTCTTCTGGGGCCACATCGGCGACCGGCTGGGGCGGCGGAAAGCACTGTCGCTGTCGATCGTCATCATGTCCGCGGCCACGTTCTGCATCGCCCTGATCCCCGGCTACGGCACCATCGGCCTCCTGGCGCCGGTCCTGCTGCTGCTAGTCCGCGTCGTCCAGGGGTTCTCCGCCTCCGGGGAATACGCCGGCGCCTCCGCCTTCCTGGTGGAGTACGCACCCGCACATCGCCGCGGACTCTATGCCGCCGTCGTACCCGCAAGCACGGCGGCGGGACTGCTGCTGGGCAGCCTCCTGGCCGCCCTGCTCACCAGCGTCCTCAGCGAAAGCCAGCTGCACGACTGGGGCTGGCGGCTGCCGTTCCTGCTCGCCGCCCCGATGGGCCTGATCGGCCGGTACATCCGCACCAAACTCGAGGACACCCCCGCCTTCCGCGCCCTCTCGCAGGAAGAACACGGCAAGGCACCCGCGAGGGACATGTTCCGGAACAACAGGAAGCAGCTCATCATCGCCACCGGTGCGGTGCTGCTGAACGCCGTCGGCTTCTACGTCATCCTCAGCTACATGCCCACCTACCTCGCCGAGGAACTGGGCTTCGGCGCCGGCGAATCGTTCCTGGCCACCACCATCGCCCTGGCCAGCTACATCGGCTTCATCTTCGTCACTGGCATCGCCTCGGACAGGTTCGGCCGCAAGAAGATGCTGATCACCGCGTCCGTGCTGTTCATACTGCTCACCGTGCCGGCGTTCATGCTCCTCGACACAGGCAACTTCCTGGTGATCGTGCTGGTCCAGATCCTCCTGGGTGGCATGCTCACCCTCAACGACGGCACCCTGCCCAGCTTCCTGGCCGAGCTCTTCCCCACGAAGACCCGGTACAGCGGCTTCGCCGTCAGCTTCAACCTTTCCAACGCCCTGTTCGGGGGCACCGCCCCGTTCATGGCCACCCTCCTGATCGGCCTCACGCACAACAAGCTGGCCCCTGGCTGGTACCTCGTGGCCGCCTCACTGATTTCCCTCATCGCAGTCCTGTTCGCCGTGGAGACTTCCAAGAAGCCCCTGCAGCAGCACTGA
- a CDS encoding NAD(P)H-dependent oxidoreductase, with translation MVKIAVVIGSTRPQRRSRQVAEWVYSRAGARGGADFELLDLADFDLPLLDEPIPPSMGQYKHEHTKVWAEAVSRFDGFIFVTAEYNHSVPGALKNALDFLYAEWNNKAAGFVSYGSAGGVRAVENLRLITAELQMAGVRAQVALPFASEFENYTVFTPSDDAEEALKPLLDQLISWSTALKTLRS, from the coding sequence ATGGTGAAGATAGCGGTGGTCATTGGCAGCACGCGTCCGCAGCGCCGCAGCCGGCAGGTGGCGGAATGGGTGTACTCCCGGGCGGGTGCACGGGGCGGCGCGGACTTCGAATTGCTAGACCTGGCGGACTTCGACCTTCCGCTGCTGGATGAGCCCATACCGCCTTCGATGGGTCAGTACAAACATGAGCATACGAAGGTCTGGGCAGAGGCAGTCTCACGCTTCGACGGCTTCATCTTCGTGACCGCCGAATACAACCATTCCGTCCCCGGTGCCCTGAAGAACGCGCTGGATTTCCTCTACGCCGAATGGAACAACAAGGCCGCGGGATTTGTCAGCTACGGAAGCGCCGGGGGAGTGAGGGCCGTCGAGAATCTCCGCCTGATCACGGCAGAACTGCAAATGGCCGGTGTCCGCGCCCAAGTGGCATTGCCGTTCGCATCAGAGTTCGAGAACTACACCGTCTTCACGCCGAGCGACGACGCCGAAGAGGCCCTGAAGCCGTTGCTCGACCAGCTCATCTCCTGGTCCACCGCACTCAAAACCCTCCGGTCCTGA
- a CDS encoding dihydrofolate reductase family protein — MRKVTAGLFHSVDGVVQDPFNFQFDSFDEDLGKGLTKMINTVDTVVLGRVSYQEWAGYWPNASQDEDFAAFINPVEKFVASRTLSEPLEWQNSHLIGAPLEEFVTDLKKRDGGEIAVCGSISVTRQLLFAGLLDELTLMTHPVVAGSGRRLFEDGDPLTRLELKDQYRTSKGNVVSTYSVRNV; from the coding sequence ATGCGCAAGGTGACCGCCGGACTGTTCCACTCCGTGGATGGCGTAGTGCAGGATCCATTCAATTTCCAGTTCGACAGCTTCGATGAGGACCTTGGCAAGGGACTGACCAAGATGATCAACACGGTGGACACAGTGGTCCTCGGGCGGGTCAGCTATCAGGAATGGGCGGGCTACTGGCCCAATGCGTCTCAGGACGAGGACTTCGCCGCCTTCATCAACCCGGTGGAAAAGTTCGTCGCATCGCGCACTCTCTCGGAGCCCCTCGAATGGCAGAATTCTCACCTGATCGGGGCGCCGCTCGAAGAGTTCGTTACCGATCTCAAAAAGCGCGACGGCGGCGAGATCGCCGTGTGCGGCAGCATTTCAGTCACGCGGCAACTGCTGTTCGCCGGCCTCCTCGACGAATTGACGCTTATGACGCATCCCGTTGTGGCCGGCAGCGGACGCCGGCTGTTCGAGGACGGCGATCCGCTAACCAGGCTCGAACTCAAGGACCAGTACAGGACCAGCAAAGGAAACGTTGTCAGCACCTACAGCGTGCGCAACGTCTGA
- a CDS encoding YciI family protein, which yields MLFICTDPTAPKYVAAEDNIEEWVAEMEARGVAQHGDRLRPVEDATTVTVRGGEVVVSDGPFAETQGWIAGYDIIKCADLDEAVEVASKHPMAKFGKIEIRPVWPFGE from the coding sequence ATGCTTTTTATCTGTACCGATCCCACAGCGCCGAAGTATGTGGCCGCCGAGGACAACATCGAGGAATGGGTTGCTGAAATGGAGGCCCGCGGCGTGGCCCAGCATGGGGACAGGCTGCGTCCCGTTGAGGATGCGACCACTGTAACGGTCCGCGGAGGTGAGGTGGTGGTCTCGGACGGGCCGTTTGCGGAGACGCAGGGGTGGATCGCGGGCTACGACATCATCAAGTGCGCCGATCTGGACGAGGCGGTCGAGGTGGCGTCCAAGCATCCCATGGCGAAATTCGGCAAGATCGAGATCAGGCCGGTGTGGCCGTTCGGCGAGTAG
- a CDS encoding PadR family transcriptional regulator translates to MGKQMTEMLKGTLEGIVLALLTGKPAYGYEITTLLRDKGFADIAEGTVYALLVRIEQKGLVDVEKRPSEKGPPRKVYTLNTQGDEYLEEFWKTWSFLAERLEQLRGGGK, encoded by the coding sequence GTGGGCAAGCAAATGACGGAGATGCTCAAGGGGACGCTGGAGGGCATTGTTCTTGCCCTTCTGACCGGGAAGCCGGCGTACGGATACGAGATCACGACCCTGCTCAGGGACAAGGGTTTTGCAGATATCGCGGAGGGCACGGTCTATGCGCTGCTGGTGAGGATCGAACAAAAGGGGCTCGTCGACGTCGAGAAGCGTCCGTCGGAGAAGGGGCCTCCGCGCAAGGTGTACACGCTCAACACCCAGGGCGATGAGTACCTGGAGGAGTTCTGGAAAACATGGAGCTTTCTGGCCGAGCGGCTCGAACAGCTCCGAGGTGGAGGGAAATAG
- a CDS encoding DUF1048 domain-containing protein: MAMGWIEQVTGSLEQKKQYRQYKARAKQLPANYRTAVEALERYLTYFGAITKGETLVKMLEDLADLFEQSAASGTPIREVVGEDPVEFAETFLQNYSEGQWINKERKRLTQAIEGITKEEEVP, translated from the coding sequence ATGGCCATGGGATGGATTGAGCAGGTCACCGGCTCGCTCGAACAGAAGAAACAGTACCGGCAGTACAAGGCACGCGCCAAGCAGCTGCCCGCGAACTACCGCACCGCGGTCGAGGCGCTGGAGCGGTACTTGACCTATTTCGGCGCGATCACGAAGGGGGAGACCCTGGTGAAGATGCTCGAGGATCTGGCCGATCTCTTCGAACAGAGCGCGGCCAGCGGAACGCCGATCCGGGAAGTCGTGGGAGAGGACCCCGTTGAGTTCGCGGAGACGTTCCTCCAGAACTACTCGGAGGGCCAGTGGATCAACAAGGAACGGAAGCGGCTCACCCAGGCGATCGAGGGCATCACGAAAGAGGAGGAAGTCCCATGA
- a CDS encoding ATP-binding cassette domain-containing protein, translating to MSVNAPAPAREGEPAIRVRGMEKSYKSLQVLRGVDFDVAPGSIFALLGSNGAGKTTMVRILSTLLRPDAGTATVNGFDVGARSVQVRESISLTGQFAAVDEILTGRENLVLVARLRHLKDPGTVADDLLARFNLAEAGSRKVSEYSGGMRRRLDIAMSLIGEPKVIFLDEPTTGLDPEARIEVWQVVQDLAEQGTTVLLTTQYLDEAEQLADRIAILHEGRIIAHGTLAELKQLLPPAEIEYVEKQPSLEDIFLALVGKDGKVGSSKDQP from the coding sequence ATGAGTGTGAATGCGCCGGCTCCCGCCCGGGAAGGCGAACCCGCGATCCGTGTGCGGGGCATGGAGAAGTCGTACAAGTCCTTGCAGGTGCTGCGCGGCGTGGACTTCGACGTTGCACCGGGCAGCATCTTCGCCCTTCTCGGCTCGAACGGGGCCGGGAAGACCACCATGGTGCGGATCCTCTCCACACTTTTAAGGCCCGACGCCGGCACGGCCACCGTGAATGGGTTCGACGTTGGTGCCCGGTCGGTCCAAGTCCGGGAATCCATTAGTCTGACCGGACAGTTTGCGGCGGTGGACGAGATCCTGACCGGCCGGGAGAACCTGGTGCTCGTCGCCAGGTTGCGGCACCTGAAGGACCCCGGCACAGTGGCGGATGATCTGCTGGCGCGCTTCAACCTGGCCGAGGCAGGATCGCGGAAGGTGTCCGAGTATTCCGGAGGCATGCGTCGCCGGCTCGACATCGCCATGAGCCTGATCGGGGAGCCGAAGGTGATCTTCCTTGATGAGCCGACGACGGGCCTCGATCCGGAAGCGCGCATCGAAGTCTGGCAGGTGGTCCAGGATCTTGCTGAGCAGGGAACCACCGTTCTGCTCACCACGCAGTATCTCGATGAAGCCGAGCAGCTCGCGGACCGGATCGCCATTCTTCATGAGGGGCGGATCATCGCGCATGGGACCCTCGCGGAGCTGAAGCAGCTCCTGCCGCCGGCGGAGATCGAGTACGTCGAGAAGCAGCCGAGCCTGGAGGACATCTTCCTCGCACTTGTGGGGAAGGACGGCAAAGTCGGGTCAAGTAAGGACCAGCCATGA
- a CDS encoding ABC transporter permease produces MSKHFFGDTAVLLARSLRHIIRSVDTIITTAITPIALMLLFVYVFGGAIKTGAGNYINYLLPGIMLIAIASGIAYTAVRLFTDMKSGIFERFQSMPIARSSVLWAHVLTSMVANALSLVIIVLVALLMGFRTSAGPLEWLAVVGILALFTLALTWIAVIAGLSAKSVDGAGGFSYPLIFLPFISSAFVPTATMPGPVRAFAENQPVTSIVNTIQDLFAQRPVGVDIWIALAWCLGILVLAYVFAMAAYRRKIS; encoded by the coding sequence ATGAGCAAGCATTTCTTCGGAGACACGGCCGTCCTGCTGGCCCGCTCCCTGCGCCACATCATCCGCAGCGTGGACACGATCATCACGACCGCCATCACGCCGATCGCCCTCATGTTGCTGTTCGTCTACGTGTTCGGCGGCGCTATCAAGACAGGCGCCGGCAACTACATCAATTACCTGCTTCCCGGCATCATGCTGATCGCGATCGCGTCCGGCATCGCGTATACCGCCGTCCGGCTGTTCACCGACATGAAGAGCGGCATTTTCGAGCGGTTCCAGTCCATGCCGATCGCCCGGTCGTCTGTGCTGTGGGCGCATGTGCTGACGTCGATGGTTGCCAACGCGCTCTCGCTCGTGATCATTGTGCTGGTGGCGCTGCTGATGGGCTTCCGGACGTCGGCCGGCCCGCTGGAGTGGCTCGCCGTCGTCGGAATCCTTGCGCTGTTCACCCTGGCGCTCACCTGGATCGCGGTCATCGCCGGACTGTCGGCGAAGTCCGTGGACGGCGCCGGCGGCTTCTCCTACCCGCTGATCTTCCTGCCGTTCATCAGTTCGGCCTTCGTCCCCACGGCCACCATGCCGGGTCCCGTGCGGGCGTTCGCCGAGAACCAGCCGGTCACCTCGATCGTCAACACGATCCAGGACCTGTTTGCGCAGCGGCCGGTCGGCGTCGACATTTGGATCGCCCTGGCGTGGTGCCTCGGGATTCTCGTGCTCGCCTACGTCTTCGCCATGGCGGCGTACCGGCGGAAGATCAGCTGA
- a CDS encoding maleylpyruvate isomerase family mycothiol-dependent enzyme encodes MSPERYLAELARSLGALETLARQPKTVLESSVPACPGWTLDALFGHLGSIERWAAAVVRAGKYVEEQAPPAEKAATWFLEGAPGFLATMNSLDPADPCWNFGPPPRTAGFWLRRQAHEHAIHLVDAHQASGVPGPEFAEDFMLDGVDEALAMFAPRQLRLQRMTAPERAVTFQVPDGMAWTFGTGDIAASVTAPPREMYLGLWGRSSLSGAAVLDGDTDLALRVIRGPLTP; translated from the coding sequence ATGTCGCCCGAACGCTACCTTGCCGAACTCGCCCGCAGCCTCGGCGCTCTCGAAACGCTGGCGCGCCAGCCAAAGACTGTGCTCGAAAGTTCAGTTCCGGCCTGCCCGGGATGGACTCTGGATGCGCTCTTCGGCCACCTCGGCTCGATCGAACGGTGGGCTGCCGCTGTTGTTCGTGCCGGCAAGTACGTCGAGGAACAGGCCCCACCAGCAGAGAAGGCGGCCACCTGGTTTCTCGAAGGGGCGCCCGGGTTCCTGGCCACCATGAATTCGCTGGATCCCGCCGACCCGTGCTGGAACTTCGGCCCACCCCCGCGTACGGCCGGTTTCTGGCTGCGCCGGCAGGCGCACGAACACGCCATCCACCTCGTCGACGCCCATCAGGCATCCGGCGTGCCCGGCCCGGAGTTCGCCGAGGATTTCATGCTCGACGGCGTCGACGAGGCCCTGGCGATGTTCGCCCCGCGGCAGCTCCGTCTGCAGCGGATGACCGCGCCGGAACGGGCCGTTACCTTCCAAGTACCCGACGGCATGGCCTGGACGTTCGGCACTGGCGACATAGCGGCATCGGTCACGGCACCGCCTCGGGAAATGTACCTGGGCCTCTGGGGCCGCTCCAGCCTTTCAGGCGCCGCAGTGCTCGACGGCGACACCGACCTCGCGCTGCGCGTCATCCGCGGTCCGCTAACGCCGTAA
- a CDS encoding DUF695 domain-containing protein has product MGFFKRRAAPVSVHPIAGFWQWWVSDAAGRFSAAVDTGQWGELPAEMSPQVAAVHPGLAWDTGAGRAARSLLTVSSEGDPGLRRIAEQLLRAAPAADKSWEFAAARQPNSDAVDSFIEIDGHGLHLGDARFRIAEDFDRERLDIGVHHPLFADMSEGVPLRVSFLLLDWILGEDDVERWVGAVDTADVSETAAATAADLTASVKAMAAQSQPDRWALLEGSTRNGKRSIVTARRPLRWIDYPVFDLHSQIWLAFEDERGDGLPTARSLDLLREIEDDISAALGFRGILVAHETAAGTRVLHYYSDSEDQNGRDALETTARAAGGTTRHASDPGWSRVRQFS; this is encoded by the coding sequence ATGGGATTCTTCAAGCGCAGGGCCGCTCCGGTTTCGGTGCATCCGATTGCGGGATTCTGGCAGTGGTGGGTCTCGGACGCGGCGGGCCGGTTCAGTGCCGCCGTGGATACTGGCCAATGGGGCGAGCTTCCAGCCGAAATGAGTCCCCAGGTGGCAGCCGTCCATCCGGGCCTGGCCTGGGATACGGGGGCCGGGCGCGCGGCCCGCAGTCTCCTCACCGTCAGCTCGGAGGGCGACCCGGGTCTGCGGCGCATCGCAGAGCAGTTGCTCCGGGCAGCTCCGGCTGCCGACAAATCCTGGGAGTTCGCCGCCGCACGTCAGCCGAACTCCGACGCGGTCGACAGCTTCATCGAGATCGACGGCCACGGCCTCCATCTGGGCGATGCGCGGTTCCGAATCGCAGAGGATTTCGACAGGGAACGCCTCGACATTGGCGTTCATCATCCGCTCTTTGCTGACATGTCCGAGGGCGTGCCGCTCCGGGTTTCGTTCCTGCTCCTTGACTGGATTCTGGGGGAGGACGACGTCGAACGGTGGGTTGGCGCCGTCGACACAGCTGACGTTAGTGAGACAGCCGCCGCTACCGCCGCCGACCTCACTGCTTCCGTCAAGGCGATGGCCGCCCAATCGCAGCCCGACAGGTGGGCTCTCTTGGAAGGCTCCACCCGCAACGGGAAGCGGAGCATCGTAACTGCCCGCCGGCCGCTGCGCTGGATCGACTATCCGGTTTTCGACCTCCATAGCCAGATATGGCTCGCGTTCGAGGACGAGCGCGGCGACGGCCTGCCCACAGCACGGTCGCTCGACTTGCTCCGCGAAATCGAGGATGACATCTCCGCGGCCCTCGGGTTCCGCGGGATTTTGGTCGCCCATGAGACGGCAGCAGGTACCAGAGTGCTGCACTACTACTCGGACTCGGAAGACCAGAATGGGCGCGACGCCCTCGAAACCACGGCACGTGCCGCCGGCGGGACCACTCGGCACGCTTCCGATCCCGGGTGGTCCCGGGTGCGTCAATTCTCCTGA
- a CDS encoding PucR family transcriptional regulator ligand-binding domain-containing protein — MFLEDVLKHRSVQAADPLLRAGAAAVHGRQVRWVHSSEVLDIAPLLRGGELLLSGGQALATASEQRRVDYVRELAGRGVAALAIETGPVLPDIPESMLVTAESQGLPLFELRKVAPFVGIMQEINSILVGQSVELLQRGDEISHAMAAELAHGGGLDEVLAVLAGQTGTSVRLVSPAGLTLGSAGSGGSAGGGSGVAVGAADGGGPGASDGGGPGAPDGGGSAGGPGTAGSGVSAGTLSTLAVDIPVRGVLAARLELELPDGVDPTFVRVAGERSVDILGLALLQRMPPGLKELAGAELMRAVHSGGQPWRLEQLGAAAGFAVDGPVAAVMIRSAGSGRLRTALDAVLAASVPHAASYADKLELIALAGLPREGTRAARAALIEVLGGLDAPKGSAIAVGPLGQGIGEAAWSMAEARRTLDLAPRTGRASGQVRDADAFGAERLAAESIDAGVRRDFVRRTLGPILEHDQQRNSQLLHTLTVWLDFGCNTAQAARELHLERQSMYHRLQRIFDLCGGDPRGTGRLAGLHLATRLAPLP; from the coding sequence GTGTTCCTCGAAGACGTCCTGAAGCACCGGAGCGTGCAGGCGGCTGACCCGCTGCTGCGCGCCGGGGCCGCCGCCGTACACGGCCGGCAGGTGCGGTGGGTGCACTCGAGCGAGGTCTTGGACATCGCTCCCCTGCTGCGCGGTGGCGAGCTCCTGCTCAGCGGCGGGCAGGCCCTGGCCACCGCGTCCGAGCAGCGGCGCGTCGACTACGTGCGCGAACTGGCGGGCCGTGGCGTGGCTGCCCTGGCGATCGAGACCGGGCCGGTGCTGCCCGACATTCCCGAGTCGATGCTGGTGACCGCCGAATCCCAGGGGCTCCCGCTGTTCGAGCTGCGCAAGGTGGCGCCGTTCGTGGGCATCATGCAGGAGATCAACTCGATCCTGGTAGGCCAGTCGGTGGAGCTGCTGCAGCGCGGGGACGAGATCAGCCACGCCATGGCCGCCGAACTCGCCCACGGCGGCGGGCTGGACGAGGTGCTCGCCGTGCTCGCCGGGCAGACCGGGACCAGCGTCCGTCTGGTGTCGCCGGCGGGGCTGACGCTGGGGAGTGCGGGTTCCGGTGGTTCTGCGGGCGGGGGTTCCGGGGTCGCTGTTGGGGCGGCCGACGGCGGAGGGCCCGGCGCGTCCGACGGTGGCGGGCCCGGCGCGCCCGACGGCGGCGGCTCTGCCGGCGGTCCGGGAACCGCCGGTTCCGGGGTGAGTGCCGGGACCCTGAGTACGCTGGCGGTCGACATTCCGGTCCGTGGTGTGCTGGCGGCGCGGCTTGAGCTGGAACTGCCCGACGGCGTCGACCCCACGTTTGTCCGGGTAGCCGGTGAGCGGTCCGTCGACATTCTTGGCCTTGCCCTGCTCCAGCGGATGCCGCCCGGCCTGAAGGAACTGGCCGGTGCGGAGCTGATGCGGGCCGTCCATTCCGGCGGCCAGCCGTGGCGGCTGGAGCAGCTGGGCGCGGCGGCAGGATTCGCCGTCGACGGTCCGGTGGCCGCCGTCATGATCCGTTCCGCGGGGTCGGGCCGGCTGCGCACCGCGCTTGATGCGGTCCTGGCGGCGTCGGTTCCGCATGCCGCGAGCTATGCCGACAAGCTGGAGCTCATTGCGCTGGCCGGCCTCCCCCGCGAGGGAACCCGGGCCGCGCGGGCGGCCCTGATCGAAGTGCTGGGCGGGCTGGATGCCCCGAAAGGTTCCGCGATCGCCGTCGGACCTCTGGGGCAGGGTATCGGCGAGGCGGCCTGGTCCATGGCAGAGGCCCGGCGGACGCTGGACTTGGCGCCACGGACCGGGCGCGCCAGCGGGCAGGTGCGCGACGCCGACGCGTTTGGTGCCGAGCGGCTGGCTGCCGAGAGCATCGACGCCGGCGTCCGGCGCGATTTCGTCCGCCGCACGCTGGGACCCATCCTCGAGCACGACCAGCAGCGGAACTCCCAACTCCTGCACACCCTGACCGTGTGGCTCGACTTCGGCTGCAACACGGCGCAGGCCGCACGCGAACTGCACCTGGAACGGCAGTCGATGTACCACCGGCTGCAACGCATCTTCGATCTCTGCGGCGGCGACCCCCGGGGAACCGGCCGCCTCGCCGGCCTGCACCTGGCAACCCGCCTCGCTCCGCTCCCCTAG